The nucleotide window TAATACACCACCAATACCAACTCCACCAGATAAATGTACATTTTTACCAATTTGCGCACAAGAACCAACAGTAGCCCAAGTATCAACCATAGTACCTTCATCTACATAAGCACCAATATTAACATAACTTGGCATTAAAATAGTTCCTGCAGAAATATAAGCTCCATGTCTTGCAACAGCATTTGGCACAACTCTAATACCTCTTTCTTTAAAGTTTCTTTTTAAAGGAATTTTATCATGATACTCAAAAATACCAGCTTCTAAAGTTTCCATTTTTTGAATTGGAAAATATAAAACCACTGCTTTTTTTACCCATTCATTTACTTGCCAACCACCTTCTACAGGCTCTGCAACTCTTAATTCTCCTTTATCTAATAAATCAACTACTTTTCTAATTGTAGAAACCGTTTTTTCTTCTTTTAATAAATCACGATTTTCCCAAGCTGACTCTATAATTTCTCTAATTTCTTCCATTTTAATATATTGATTTCTGCAAATATAAATCGATTGTTAAAATACAGAGCGAATATACATTTTTTAAACATATTAGTTGTGATTGTTTAAATTATTGAGTCGATTTTTTATGAGTGACTAAGAATCTCTTAGGTATTCTATTCATCATTAGAATTTAAGCTTTATTTTTGCAAAAAGTTATTTTAATTTGGGAAGAATTTTAGCCTTAGATTTTGGAAAAGTAAGAACAGGAATTGCAGTTACTGATGAATTACAGATTATTGCTTCTGGTTTAAAAACAGTTGCTACAAACGAATTGTTAACTTTTCTTAAAACCTATTTACAAAAAGAGAATGTAGAACTTATTCTTTTAGGTAAACCAAAACAAATGGACAATACTGATAGTGAAAGTGAGGTGTTAATTCAGCCTTTTTTAGAGAGGTTAGAAAAGAACTTTCCAAAAATTCCTATTAAAAGAGTTGATGAACGTTTTACATCAAAAATGGCTTTTCAAACTATGATTGATAGTGGTTTAAAAAAGAAACAAAGAAGAAATAAAGCTTTGGTAGACGAAATAAGCGCTACAATTATCTTACAATCTTATTTGTATAATCAATAATATTAAGAAGATTTTTTGAATTCAAAATTCGTAATTCGTAATTCTATATTGTACTTTTGCAGTCTTTAAAAATTAAAAAATGATTTTACCAATTGTTGCTTATGGAGATCCTGTTTTAAGAAAAATGGGTGTAGAAATAGATAAAGACTATCCTAATTTAAAGGAGCTTATTGCTAACATGAAAGAAACCATGTACAATGCTTCTGGAGTTGGTTTAGCTGCTCCTCAAATTGGTAAAGCCATTCGTCTTTTTGTTATTGATGCATCTCCTTTTGCAGAAGATGATGATTTAGATGATGAAGAAAGAGCAACATTAAAAGAGTTTAATAGAGTTTACATCAACCCAAAAATTCTTGACGAAGAAGGTGAAGAATGGACGTTTAACGAAGGTTGTTTAAGCATACCAGATGTCAGAGAAGATGTTACTCGTAAACCAAAAGTTACTTTAGAATACCAAGATGAAGATTTTAATACACATACTGAGGTTTTAGATGGTTTAGCAGCTAGAGTTTTTCAACATGAGTATGATCATATAGAAGGGGTTTTGTTTACAGATAAAGTATCATCACTCAAAAAAAGATTGATAAAAAGAAAATTAGAAAATATATCTAAAGGAAAAATTAGAGCAGATTACAGAATGCGTTTTCCGAACTTAAAGAAGAAAAAATAAAGTCGATTCTAGACAAAAAAATATTTATATGGAATTTAGTAAAATTATTTCAGTAGCTGGTAAACCTGGCTTATTTCAAGTAATATCTCAATCTAAAAATGCAATTATCGTTCAAGGGATAAACGATACTAAAAGAGTTGCAATTAATGCTACTCAAAATGTTAGTTTATTAGAAAATATTGCCATTTATACTTACGAAGAAGATTTACCTTTATTAGAAGTTTTTAAAGCAATGTCTGAAAAAACAAATGGTGAAAAAGCAATTTCTCACAAAGAAAGTGGTAACAAATTAACAAGCTTTTTTGCAGAAGTTTTACCAAATTACGATGATGAAAGAGTTTATACTTCTAACATTAAAAAAGTAATTCAGTGGTTTAACATCTTAATAGATGCAGGTATGGACTTCTCTACTGTAACTGAAGAAAACACTGCAGAAGAAACTGAATAAAATTTCAGTACAACAGCAAGTTTACTTGCCTAAATTAAGTTTGTAAAATGAATTCTAGAAAAGAACAACTTGCTGCATTTAATCGTCTATTAGATATTATGAATGATTTGCGTGAGAAATGTCCTTGGGATAAAAAACAAACTTTAGAAAGCCTAAGACACTTAACTATAGAAGAAACCTATGAATTGGCAGATGCCATTCTTGATAATGATTTACCAGAAATCAAAAAAGAATTGGGAGATGTTTTATTGCATATTGTTTTCTACGCAAAAATAGGAAGTGAAAAAAAGGCTTTTGATATAGCTGATGTTGCCAACAGTATTTCTGATAAATTGATAGACAGACATCCTCATATTTATGGTGATGTAATCGTTGAAAATGAAGAAGATGTAAAACGCAATTGGGAACAGCTAAAACTTAAAGAAGGTAAAAATTCTGTTTTAGAAGGTGTTCCTAAAAGTTTACCTGCAGTTGTTAAAGCCAATCGTATTCAAGATAAGGTTGCAGGTGTTGGTTTTGATTGGGAAAGACCAGAGCAAGTTTGGGAGAAAGTGCAAGAAGAGCTTACTGAACTGAATGAAGAAATTAAGGCAGGCAATAAAGAAAACATAGAAAAAGAATTTGGAGATGTTTTATTTTCTATGATTAACTATGCACGTTTTATAAACGTAAATCCAGAAAATGCTTTAGAGAAAACGAATAAAAAGTTTATAAATCGTTTTCAATACCTAGAAGAAGCTGCTAAAAAAGAAGGCAAAAATCTATCTGACATGTCTTTAACTGAAATGGATGTTTACTGGGAAGCTTCAAAGAAACACTTTTCTTAGTTCCCTTATATTCAGTTTTTTATTGTGCTATTTTTTTTATCTTTAACAAGATAAAAAATACAACCAACATGAAATTAAACAGAATTACAATACTACTAGCAGTAATTTTAATATCCTCTTTAACCACTTCTTGTATTGTTAGCAATAGCAAAGAAAATACATTCGTAGAGAAAAAAGCTAATCAGGAAGATTATGACAAAGTTGAATCAGCTATTTTAGATTATGTAGAGGCTTTATATCTGGTAGATTCTACACGAATTATAAAAAGTGTAGATCCTAAATTAAGAAAGGTTGGTTACTATTATAATCCTAGCAAGAAAGCCTATATAGACAATTTAGAGATGACACACGAACAATTGGTTAGATTGGCTGCAAGATGGAATTCAGATTTTGATCAAGCTGATGAAAATTCACCTAAAGAAATTGAGATTTTTGATGTGAACTCTAAAACTGCATCAGCAAAATTGACTGCAATGTGGGGTATAGACTTGTTTCATTTAGCCAAAGTTGATAATCAATGGAAAATTGTAAATGTGATTTGGCAAAGTCAACCAGAAATAGAAGAATAATAATTATTTTTCCTCTAAACCATACTCGCCAGAAAGAGATCTTACAGACCTTTTACTAGGAATTAGTTTAGATAGAAAAACTATAAAATCCATCACAAAGTTGTTTTGAGAATATTTAAAAAAGCGTTCTTGAGATCTTTTTGAGCGTTTGTAATTTTCAGAGAATCTATTTTTCCATAATAATTCGTATTCTTTTAAATCATTTAAATTTTCTGATTCTAAAGTTTTTATAATGGCTTTACTAGCCATGATTGCAGATTCGAAAATAAACTTATAGCCTTCACCAACTATTGGGTTAACTTGAGACACACTATCACCAACACAAACTAAATTCTGCACTACAAATTTTTCTAATACAGGAGTTATTGGTATACTTCCTCCTTCTACTTTATCATTATCTTTTTCTACCAAATTCTTAATCATTGGTATTTCTAATATTTGATGCAATCTGTTTTTTAAATCTTTTACAATGTTCTCATCAAAAGTTCCAAAACCAATAATAGCTCTATCATTTTGCAAAGGAAAAATCCAGCCATAACCTCCTTGATACATTTCACCAATCAGCAAAAAGATTTCTTTGAGATTACCTTTATATTTTACATTATACTCCACTCCTGTTGCTAATTGCGTCTTTTTAGGAATTAAACCAACTTTTTTACTCAATACTCCATTCGTACCTGAAGCATCCACAAATACTTTTGCTGTATATTCAGTTTTACTTTGATCAACAACTGTAGTAAAGTTTTGATTATCATCAGCTGTAATTGACTTTATATTGGTATTTAGTTGAAATGTTACAAATTCATTATTGATAGCTTCAAGTAATTCTTCATGAACTTTTTTCTTATCCAACGTATATAAATCTGCTTTTAAAGAGCTTTTCACCTTATTAGAATAAAAGGTGACTTTATTGATTTTCTGAGCCACAACATTATCAGATAAATTAAAATCTTCTAAGTTGATAAAGCTAGCAAGGGTATTGAAAGAGAAATCTAATAGGTGTTTTTTTCTATCTAAAACAAGCGTCTTCTTTTGAGCTTTACCCAACTCTCTAGCCAACATTAGGCCTGCAGTACCTGCACCAACAATAATTACGTCGAAATTTTTCATAGCATATAAAAGTACTGCAAAGTAATTTTAATTGAATAATAAACAAAATTAGAGGCTCAATAATTATTCAATAAAATATACCCAGTTGTGGGTATTTCAAAAACAGTTTAAACTTTTAGTTTTGAGTATTAACTAAAAAATAAATTTTATGAAAAAGACAAATCGATTATTAGTAGTGTTATTTGCAGTGTTTACTGTATGCTTTTACAGCTGTGAAGAATTATTTGGAATTGAAGAAGAGGAAGATGCAATTATAAACTCTACTGTTTGTAATGGTTATGTTGGGCCTAGTAATATAGATCAACAATATGACTATCAGTGCCAAGCAGCTTATGCTTATAAATGTAATGGAGAAGAAGATGCTTTGAGAAAGCAATGTGCTTATTACAAAGAATTACAAAGACAGTTAGACTTGCCAGATTGTGATTATTGTGATTAATAAAAAAAGCCTCCAAATTGGAGGCTTTTTTGTTATACTAATTTTTTAGCGTTTTTCACTTTCTGTTTCGTAAGTGCGATGTCTAAAACTTGTTTCATCTCTGTTACATAATGAAAAGTTAAGCCTTTTAAATAGCTTTCTTTAATTTCTAAAATGTCTTTTCTATTATCTTCACACAGAATAATCTCTTTAATATTTGCTCTTTTTGCAGCCAATATTTTTTCTTTAATTCCACCAACAGGTAACACTTTACCTCTTAACGTAATTTCACCAGTCATTGCTAATTTATTCTTTACTTTTCTTTGTGTATAAGAAGAAACTAGAGATGTTAACATAGTAATACCTGCACTTGGTCCATCTTTAGGAGTTGCTCCTTCAGGAACGTGAATATGCACATTGTATTTTTCGATAATTTCTGAATTTATTCCAAATTCTTCTGCATTAGACTTTATATATTGTAAAGCTATGGTTGCAGATTCTTTCATTACAGTACCTAAATTTCCTGTAATTGAAAGCGCCCCTTTACCTTTAGACAAAATAGATTCAATAAAAAGAATATCTCCTCCAACAGAAGTCCAAGCTAAACCTGTAACAACACCTGCAACATCATTATTTTCATATTTACCTCTATTTCTGGGGGTTCCTAAGATTTCTTCAATTTTTTCTGATGAAACATTAATATCATATTCTTCTTCTAAAGCAATAGATTTTGCTGCAAAACGTACAATTTTAGCCACTTGCTTTTCTAAACCACGAACACCAGATTCACGAGTATAGCCTTCTACAACTTGCTCTATTTGTTTTTTACCTAATTTTAAATGTTTGGTAGTTAAACCATGTTCTTTTAATTGTTTAGGCAATAAATGTCTTTTGGCTATTTCTACTTTCTCTTCAATAGTATACCCTGTAACATTTATAATTTCCATTCTATCTCTAAGTGCCCAAGGAATTTGCCCTAAGTTATTAGCTGTAGCAATAAAAAGTACTTTAGATAAATCGTAACCAACTTCTAAATAATTATCATAAAAAGCTGTGTTTTGCTCAGGATCTAACACTTCTAACATAGCAGAAGATGGATCTCCTTGATGACTTTGCCCTAATTTATCAATTTCAT belongs to Polaribacter dokdonensis and includes:
- a CDS encoding 2,3,4,5-tetrahydropyridine-2,6-dicarboxylate N-succinyltransferase → MEEIREIIESAWENRDLLKEEKTVSTIRKVVDLLDKGELRVAEPVEGGWQVNEWVKKAVVLYFPIQKMETLEAGIFEYHDKIPLKRNFKERGIRVVPNAVARHGAYISAGTILMPSYVNIGAYVDEGTMVDTWATVGSCAQIGKNVHLSGGVGIGGVLEPLQAAPVIIEDGAFIGSRCIVVEGVRVEKEAVLGANVVLTMSTKIIDVTGDEPVETKGVVPARSVVIPGSYTKKFAAGEYNVPCALIIGKRKESTNKKTSLNDALREYDVAV
- the ruvX gene encoding Holliday junction resolvase RuvX; its protein translation is MGRILALDFGKVRTGIAVTDELQIIASGLKTVATNELLTFLKTYLQKENVELILLGKPKQMDNTDSESEVLIQPFLERLEKNFPKIPIKRVDERFTSKMAFQTMIDSGLKKKQRRNKALVDEISATIILQSYLYNQ
- the def gene encoding peptide deformylase; translation: MILPIVAYGDPVLRKMGVEIDKDYPNLKELIANMKETMYNASGVGLAAPQIGKAIRLFVIDASPFAEDDDLDDEERATLKEFNRVYINPKILDEEGEEWTFNEGCLSIPDVREDVTRKPKVTLEYQDEDFNTHTEVLDGLAARVFQHEYDHIEGVLFTDKVSSLKKRLIKRKLENISKGKIRADYRMRFPNLKKKK
- a CDS encoding DUF5606 family protein yields the protein MEFSKIISVAGKPGLFQVISQSKNAIIVQGINDTKRVAINATQNVSLLENIAIYTYEEDLPLLEVFKAMSEKTNGEKAISHKESGNKLTSFFAEVLPNYDDERVYTSNIKKVIQWFNILIDAGMDFSTVTEENTAEETE
- the mazG gene encoding nucleoside triphosphate pyrophosphohydrolase; this encodes MNSRKEQLAAFNRLLDIMNDLREKCPWDKKQTLESLRHLTIEETYELADAILDNDLPEIKKELGDVLLHIVFYAKIGSEKKAFDIADVANSISDKLIDRHPHIYGDVIVENEEDVKRNWEQLKLKEGKNSVLEGVPKSLPAVVKANRIQDKVAGVGFDWERPEQVWEKVQEELTELNEEIKAGNKENIEKEFGDVLFSMINYARFINVNPENALEKTNKKFINRFQYLEEAAKKEGKNLSDMSLTEMDVYWEASKKHFS
- a CDS encoding nuclear transport factor 2 family protein, which translates into the protein MKLNRITILLAVILISSLTTSCIVSNSKENTFVEKKANQEDYDKVESAILDYVEALYLVDSTRIIKSVDPKLRKVGYYYNPSKKAYIDNLEMTHEQLVRLAARWNSDFDQADENSPKEIEIFDVNSKTASAKLTAMWGIDLFHLAKVDNQWKIVNVIWQSQPEIEE
- a CDS encoding lycopene cyclase family protein; protein product: MKNFDVIIVGAGTAGLMLARELGKAQKKTLVLDRKKHLLDFSFNTLASFINLEDFNLSDNVVAQKINKVTFYSNKVKSSLKADLYTLDKKKVHEELLEAINNEFVTFQLNTNIKSITADDNQNFTTVVDQSKTEYTAKVFVDASGTNGVLSKKVGLIPKKTQLATGVEYNVKYKGNLKEIFLLIGEMYQGGYGWIFPLQNDRAIIGFGTFDENIVKDLKNRLHQILEIPMIKNLVEKDNDKVEGGSIPITPVLEKFVVQNLVCVGDSVSQVNPIVGEGYKFIFESAIMASKAIIKTLESENLNDLKEYELLWKNRFSENYKRSKRSQERFFKYSQNNFVMDFIVFLSKLIPSKRSVRSLSGEYGLEEK